One genomic region from Salvia hispanica cultivar TCC Black 2014 chromosome 2, UniMelb_Shisp_WGS_1.0, whole genome shotgun sequence encodes:
- the LOC125206911 gene encoding putative callose synthase 8 — MIYIYFSAPCSLTLPLHTLKMSEIIAVDPINDDRNQASTSTSTSRRGYTRDDSRPFTRSLTMGRDHVTEPFDSEKLPVTLVSEIQRFLRVANLIEVDEPRVAYLCRFHAFEVAHNLDRNSSGRGVRQFKTSLLQRLEQDEEVTIRKRKEKSDLRELWRVYRQYKDYIIKHGAGEYTLEIREKLQKARAIASVLFEVLSTVTSAAGTQALAENDHSRSEFYVPYNILPLDQGGARQPIRQLPEIKYAIAAVRNVHGLPFLDEFQRRMPDMDMLDWLQFCFSFQNGNVANQREHLILLLANAHVRHSHKQAKLGEGAVDELMKKFFKNYTEWCKFLNRKSNIRLPYLKQQAQQYKLLYVALYCLIWGEAANLRFMPECLCYLFHHMASELHGMLSGAVSIETGELVKPVYGEGHESFLRHVVSPIYTVIWEEAMKNRNGTTDHSTWRNYDDLNEFFWSSDCFEIGWPMHLDHDFFYTNPSNSRKKKKKLRTPDKTPEEERINIDEDEEMGEPVEEVKEPQWLGKTNFVEIRSFWQIFRSFDRMWSFLILSLQAMIIVASHDLESPIQFFEASVLEDVMSIFITSAVLKFIHAILDVVFTWKARCTMDHNRHRKDLLKILGAMIWTIILPIYYSTSRRKYKCYSAQEGSWLGDWCYSSYMIAVAFYLITNGVNMVLFLVPAVGRYIETSNTRICTVFSWLAQPRLYIGRGMQESQVSVLKYTFFWVLLLLSKFTFSYIFEIKPLIQPTRQIMRIGVKNYDWHELFPKVKSNAGAIAAIWSPIILVYFMDIQIWYSVYCSAFGGVFGILHHLGEIRTQGMLRSKFDNLHLAFNDWLLPPPAKDNKDGIRMWLCQPGFLKGLEKKKGGVLKFALVWNQIISSFREEDLISNREMDLMKIPLSSELLNENNNVRWPVFLLANKFSTALSIARDFVGTYNSLLKKIKRDKYMHMVVVECYDSLKEILDILVVGDMERRVVFGVIDEIEESIGKRSLLEDLRMSELPTLLALCTKLIKLLVEGEEDHRYRVVKTLQDILELVTNDLFINGSRTMELFEQEQQQEGVRTEFFDPPDPELFASLHAIHFPLPDSGPLMAKVKRFRLLLTVKDTAMYIPSNLEARRRISFFVTSLFMNMPRAPKVRNMLSFSVLTPYFMEQVKFSSRELHSSKEGVSIGFYMQKIFPDEWENFLERMGSENEDDMSEDVNEEELRDWASFRGQTLSRTVRGMMYYRKALKLQAFLEMSEHEDILQSYEAIDRANDTLSAQLDALVDVKFSHVVSCQMFGAQKASGDPQAQDILELLIRHPSLRVAYVEEKENFEVDGPPKVYSSILVKAVNGFDQEIYRIKLPGSPNIGEGKPENQNHAIIFTRGEALQAIDMNQDNYLEEALKMRNLLQEFLRPQRRSPPTIIGMREHIFTGSGISGEPGDAGEMTDDAGVGARIAEDARPKIRRLQPGIRPEGRDNWGLRFTGDDIFSLEELLEQVERYDDTPIHTEGKSIQSDEGRSRGAPKKKKGKGVVGESPRIVSMWAKITADLQEELPAWEDTSGGRSAGRGGRRIRILQSSDLRACTPPSLAGRPGGQTDEDCRRIAERAFPVPGLYKEFTWRIQKLKTEGAK; from the exons atgatatatatatacttttctGCTCCATGCAGCCTCACTCTCCCTCTTCACACCCTCAAAATGTCAGAGATTATTGCTGTAGACCCCATAAACGATGATCGAAATCAAGCTAGCACCAGCACCAGCACAAGCAGAAGAGGTTACACTAGAGATGATTCGCGTCCCTTCACGAGATCCCTCACTATGGGGCGTGATCATGTCACTGAGCCCTTTGACAGTGAGAAGTTGCCTGTCACTTTGGTTTCTGAGATCCAAAGATTTCTCCGTGTCGCTAACTTGATTGAGGTTGACGAGCCTCGGGTTGCTTATTTAT GCCGTTTTCACGCCTTTGAAGTCGCGCATAACTTGGACAGGAACTCAAGTGGGCGAGGGGTTCGGCAATTCAAAACTTCTCTTCTTCAGCGGCTTGAGCAG GATGAAGAAGTCACAATTAGGAAAAGGAAGGAGAAGAGTGATCTAAGAGAACTATGGCGTGTATATAGACAGTACAAAGACTACATCATCAAGCATGGTGCCGGAGAATATACTTTGGAAATTAG GGAAAAGTTGCAGAAAGCTCGTGCGATTGCATCTGTTCTATTTGAAGTGCTGAGCACAGTTACTTCAGCAGCAGGCACACAG GCACTTGCTGAGAATGATCATTCGAGATCTGAATTCTACGTGCCTTATAACATTCTCCCTCTTGATCAAGGAGGTGCTCGTCAACCTATAAGGCAACTTCCTGAG ATCAAATATGCGATAGCTGCTGTAAGAAATGTCCATGGCTTGCCTTTCTTGGATGAGTTTCAGAGGCGCATGCCGGATATGGATATGCTCGACTGGCTTCAGTTCTGCTTCTCATTTCAG AATGGAAACGTAGCCAACCAGAGGGAGCATTTGATCCTTCTACTTGCTAATGCTCATGTTCGTCACTCTCATAAACAAGCAAAG TTAGGGGAAGGAGCTGTGGATGAGCTAATGAAGAAATTCTTCAAAAACTACACAGAGTGGTGCAAGTTTCTTAACCGAAAAAGTAACATCAG GTTGCCATACTTGAAACAGCAAGCCCAACAGTATAAACTTTTGTACGTTGCGCTTTATTGCTTGATATGGGGAGAAGCAGCAAACTTAAGGTTCATGCCGGAATGTCTCTGTTACTTATTTCACCAT ATGGCCAGTGAGTTGCATGGTATGTTGAGTGGTGCAGTGAGTATAGAAACCGGAGAACTAGTGAAGCCCGTGTATGGAGAAGGACACGAGTCTTTCCTTAGACATGTTGTTTCACCAATATACACGGTTATATGGGAG GAAGCTATGAAAAACAGAAACGGGACGACAGATCACTCGACATGGAGGAACTATGATGACTTGAATGAATTTTTCTG GTCTTCCGATTGCTTCGAGATAGGTTGGCCGATGCATCTGGATCATGATTTCTTTTACACAAACCCTTCAAATagtagaaaaaagaagaagaaactcaGAACACCAGACAAGACTCCTGAAGAAGAGAGAATCAACATTGATGAAGACGAAGAGATGGGA GAACCTGTAGAAGAAGTGAAGGAGCCACAGTGGTTAGGGAAGACGAATTTTGTTGAAATCCGTTCGTTTTGGCAGATTTTTAGAAGCTTTGATAGAATGTGGAGCTTCCTTATTTTATCCCTTCAG GCAATGATCATAGTGGCATCCCATGATCTAGAATCTCCGATACAATTTTTTGAAGCATCCGTGCTTGAGGACGTTATGAGCATCTTCATCACATCAGCAGTCCTTAAATTCATCCATGCCATCCTTGACGTTGTCTTCACATGGAAAGCTAGATGCACGATGGATCATAATCGCCATCGTAAAGATTTGCTCAAGATACTAGGGGCAATGATATGGACAATTATCCTCCCTATATACTATTCGACCTCTAGGAGAAAATATAAGTGTTATTCTGCTCAAGAAGGGAGCTGGCTCGGCGATTGGTGCTACTCTTCCTACATGATAGCAGTTGCATTCTATCTGATTACCAACGGAGTCAACATGGTCCTCTTTCTTGTGCCTGCAGTGGGAAGATATATTGAGACATCGAATACTCGAATATGCACAGTTTTCTCTTGGCTGGCGCAG CCTAGATTATACATCGGAAGAGGAATGCAAGAAAGCCAAGTATCAGTGCTTAA GTACACTTTTTTTTGGGTGCTGCTACTACTAAGCAAATTCACATTCAGCTACATATTTGAG ATAAAACCTCTCATACAACCAACGAGGCAGATCATGAGGATCGGGGTCAAGAACTACGACTGGCACGAGCTTTTTCCTAAAG TGAAGAGCAACGCTGGCGCCATAGCAGCTATCTGGTCGCCTATTATCCTC GTGTATTTCATGGATATACAAATATGGTATTCTGTTTACTGCTCTGCCTTTGGTGGAGTTTTCGGGATTCTCCACCATCTTGGTGAA ATTCGTACACAAGGCATGCTGAGGAGTAAATTCGATAATTTGCACTTGGCATTCAATGACTGGCTTCTACCGCCCCCGGCTAAAGACAACAAAGACGGAATCAGAATGTGGCTCTGCCAGCCAGGCTTTCTAAAG GGTTTAGAGAAAAAGAAGGGAGGAGTTCTCAAGTTTGCTCTTGTGTGGAACCAAATCATTAGTAGCTTTCGGGAGGAGGACCTGATTAGTAACAG GGAAATGGATTTGATGAAAATACCTCTTTCATCAGAATTGCTTAATGAAAACAATAATGTCCGTTGGCCTGTTTTCCTCTTAGCAAATAAG ttCTCAACAGCTCTTAGCATTGCTAGAGATTTTGTTGGAACATACAACAGTCTCCTGAAAAAGATCAAAAGGGACAAATACATGCACATGGTTGTAGTTGAATGTTACGACTCGCTTAAAGAGATCTTAGATATCCTCGTGGTAGGCGACATGGAGAGAAG AGTGGTATTTGGTGTGATTGATGAAATCGAAGAAAGCATTGGAAAAAGATCACTTCTTGAGGACCTCCGCATGAGTGAGTTGCCGACTTTGCTTGCTCTTTGCACTAAATTGATCAAGCTACTG GTTGAAGGCGAAGAAGATCATCGTTACAGAGTTGTGAAGACGCTCCAAGACATTCTTGAGCTTGTAACAAATGATTTGTTCATAAATGGCTCCAG AACGATGGAATTGTTCGAACAAGAACAGCAGCAAGAGGGAGTCAGAACTGAATTCTTCGATCCTCCTGATCCAGAATTATTTGCTTCATTGCATGCTATCCATTTCCCTTTACCGGATTCTGGCCCTTTAATGGCAAAG GTTAAGCGCTTTCGTTTGCTGCTTACTGTCAAAGATACAGCTATGTACATACCTTCAAACCTGGAAGCTCGAAGGCGAATATCATTTTTCGTTACTTCTCTGTTTATGAATATGCCTAGAGCTCCAAAAGTTCGTAATATGTTGTCATTCAG TGTTTTGACTCCATATTTTATGGAACAAGTCAAGTTTTCGAGTAGAGAGCTTCACTCCAGCAAAGAAGGAGTTTCCATTGGATTTTATATGCAAAAGATATTTCCAG ACGAGTGGGAAAATTTTCTGGAGCGCATGGGAAGTGAAAATGAAGATGACATGAGTGAGGATGTGAATGAGGAAGAACTAAGAGACTGGGCTTCGTTTCGAGGCCAGACTCTAAGTAGGACTG TCCGAGGAATGATGTATTACAGAAAAGCACTGAAGTTGCAAGCTTTTCTTGAGATGTCTGAGCACGAGG ATATTCTTCAAAGCTATGAAGCGATTGATAGGGCGAACGACACTTTATCAGCGCAGCTTGATGCATTAGTAGACGTGAAATTCAGTCACGTTGTTTCATGTCAAATGTTTGGAGCACAGAAGGCCTCGGGTGACCCTCAGGCTCAAGACATTCTTGAGCTGCTGATAAG GCATCCCTCGTTGCGCGTGGCTTATGTCGAGGAGAAGGAAAACTTTGAGGTGGATGGGCCTCCCAAAGTCTATTCTTCTATCCTTGTCAAAGCTGTTAATGGTTTTGATCAG GAAATCTACCGGATAAAGCTTCCCGGATCTCCAAACATTGGGGAAGGGAAACCTGAGAATCAAAACCATGCTATCATTTTCACACGCGGTGAAGCTCTTCAAGCCATTGATATGAACCAA GATAACTATCTTGAAGAAGCTCTCAAGATGAGGAATCTACTGCAAGAGTTTCTACGGCCTCAAAGAAGGAGCCCTCCGACTATCATTGGCATGAGAGAGCACATATTTACCGGAAG TGGGATATCGGGCGAGCCGGGGGATGCCGGAGAAATGACAGATGATGCCGGGGTGGGGGCCAGGATAGCAGAGGATGCACGACCGAAGATTCGAAGGCTTCAGCCGGGAATACGGCCAGAGGGGAGGGACAAT TGGGGACTCAGATTCACTGGAGATGACATTTTCTCCCTAGAGGAGTTGTTGGAACAAGTCGAACGATATGATGACACTCCCATTCATACTGAGGGGAAGTCGATTCAGAGCGACGAGGGCAGGAGTCGGGGTgcaccgaagaagaagaagggcaaAGGGGTGGTCGGCGAGTCGCC AAGGATAGTCAGCATGTGGGCTAAAATTACGGCTGACCTACAAGAGGAATTGCCCGCATGGGAAGACACATCTGGtgggaggagtgccggaaggggtgggagaCGAATCAGAATACTGCAGTCTTCCGATTTGCGGGCTTGTACACCACCGTCCTTAGCGGGGAGACCAGGTGGCCAGACTGACGAGGACTGCAGGAGGATAGCGGAGAGAGCATTCCCCGTGCCGGGGCTGTATAAGGAATTCACCTGGCGGATCCAGAAACTTAAAACGGAGGGGGcgaagtga